One Chaetodon trifascialis isolate fChaTrf1 chromosome 13, fChaTrf1.hap1, whole genome shotgun sequence DNA segment encodes these proteins:
- the rgs17 gene encoding regulator of G-protein signaling 17 yields MPRSVSGVEMRKRQAAHIEAPPQAPGQPRPNTCCLCWCGCCKCLWNEDRMERSERQACTKMDSIEAAEDQHASLEEVLSWSRSFELLLRSLEGREVFQEFLRSEYSEDNLLFWLACEDLKKETDSSVVDEKARIIYEDYVSILSPKEVSLDSRVREGINQTLAEPSNLMYEEAQFQIYTLMHRDSFPRFLNSSVYRDLLANRRRTCLDT; encoded by the exons CCCCGCAGTGTGAGTGGAGTGGAGATGAGAAAAAGGCAGGCGGCACACATCGAGGCCCCACCCCAGGCCCCTGGACAGCCCCGACCCAacacctgctgcctctgctggtgCGGCTGCTGCAAGTGTCTCTG GAATGAAGACAGGATGGAGCGGAGTGAACGACAGGCCTGCACCAAGATGGACAGTATTGAAGCTGCAGAGGATCA ACACGCCAGTCTAGAGGAGGTGCTGTCGTGGTCGCGGAGCTTTGAGCTGTTGCTGCGCTCGTTGGAGGGCCGGGAGGTCTTCCAGGAGTTCCTGCGCTCGGAGTACAGCGAGGACAACCTGCTTTTCTGGTTGGCCTGTGAAGATCTGAAGAAAGAGACGGATTCCTCAGTGGTGGATGAGAAAGCCAGGATTATATACGAAGACTACGTGTCCATATTATCACCCAAAGAG GTGAGTCTGGACTCACGGGTCAGAGAAGGAATAAACCAGACCCTGGCGGAGCCCAGCAACCTGATGTACGAGGAGGCCCAGTTCCAGATCTACACCCTGATGCACCGCGACTCCTTCCCCCGTTTCCTCAACTCCTCCGTTTACAGAGACCTCCTGGCCAACAGGAGGCGCACCTGCCTCGACACCTAG